The genomic segment CACTGCCGTGCATGgtatcggaaacacacacacacacacacagaggcacaaaaagCACTTGCCGGCATGTAGACAGCGTTGATGTACTGATTCCGTCCTTTGGCGTGTTCAGTGATGTACACAAGGTGGTtgtcatctgcacacacacacacacacaacatgtgacGCTTCATTATTATTCGGGTGGTGTGTGCCTTGTGACCAGCCTCAACCCATATTCAtccccttgttttttttctaattgcaAGTGTaaatgttttactatcaaagtgaaaGTTTCAAAAATTGTTTGCCAGGGAcatctcttttgttgctgttggttcctttacgtgcgctgagtacaTGCTGGACATGAGACCTCCATTTAAAATCGTCTTAATCTGATAGGGTTCGAACCACAACCTGCAGGATCTTTCATAAATCATTGCGTACAGACACAGAAGGTAGAGCTTGCAATGCCTTAGTCATTAACTATAAATCAGAGATCACATCGTTAAGACTTGCTGAGCTTTCACGAGTTGCGCTGgacgttgataaaaaaaaaagaatgaaatgttATAACATGCAACACTGATTAAATGTTATTGCGTACAACACTGATGAAATGTCATAACATACAACACTGATGAAATGTTATAACATACAACACTGATGAAATGTCATAACATACAACACTGATGAAATGTCATAACATACAACACTGATGAAATATTATTGGTACATGTCAGCGATAACCCAATCATCCACACCAAACCCAGTGCTTTGTATCACCTGGCAGGGCGTCAGGATTCCGGTTCTTGTGCTGGTTCACCTCCTGGCTGGCCTCAGTGTGGGAGGGAGCAGTGAGGCACGTCCTCATCTGACACAGTCTCTGGGGAAGGGGAAATAACCTGACATCAGTAACCACAACCGTCCACATCTGACACAGTCTCTGAGATAGGGAAACGTCTTGAGCTTGACATcagtcataaaaacaacaaaccttgCCTATCTGGGAGAGCATTTGGGGAAGGGGAAATAACCTGACATCAGTAACCACAACCTTCCACACCTGACACAGTCTTTGGGTAAGGGGGCATAAACTGACATTAGTAACCACAACCTTCCACACCTGACAGTCTCTACAGTGAGAGAACAATCGGACATCATTTATCCAAACTTTCCCTTGCACGCAGTCTAAGGAAGCAGAAACAACTGGCATCAGTCATCACATACCATCATCTGACACAGTGTGCAGGGAAGGTAAACAACTTTATATCAGCAATGAAAACCTTCTCCATGAGGCATACTGGGAAGGGGCAACAACTTGGCATCAAACTTCCCCATTAAGGACAAACAAGAACCTGGCATCAAACTTCCCCATTAAGGAGAAACAAGAACCTGGCATCAAACTTCCCCATGAAGGAGAAACAAGAACTTGGCATCAAACTTCCTCATTAAGGACAAACAAGAACCTGGCATCAAACTTCCCCATGAAGGAGAAACAAGAACCTGGCATCAAACTTCCCCATGAAGGAGAAACAAGAACCTGGCATCAAACTTCCCCATGAAGGAGAAACAAGAACCTGGCATCAAACTTCCCCATTAAGGAGAAACAAGAACTTGGCATCAAACTTCCCCATTAAGGAGAAACAAGAACTTGGCATCAAACTTCCCCATTAAGGAGAAACAAACTGGcatgatggccttgaggtaacgcgtccgtctaggaagcgagagaatctgagcgcgctggttcgaatcatggctgagccgccgatattttctccccctccactagaccttgagtggtggtctgggcgctagtcattcggatgagacgagaaaccgtggtcccgtgtgcagcatacacttagcgcacgtaaaagaacacacggcaacaaaagggttgttcctggcaaaattcagtagaaaaattcacttcgataggaaaaacaaataaaactgcacgcaggaaaatatacaaaaagaatgggtggtgctgtagtatagcaacgcgctctccctgggaagagcagcccgaatttcacacaaagaattctgttgtgataaaaagaagtacaaatacagaatacaaatCTATTAATCggtaaaatacaaatacagaatacaaatCTATTAATCggtaaaatacaaatacagaatacaaatCTGTTAATCggtaaaatacaaatacagagtaCAAATCTGTTAATCggtaaaatacaaatacagaatacagatcTGCTAATCAGTAATCAGAAGATACGTCCATGCCACAGAGCTCCCGAAGGAGTGAAGCTGTGTCCTTACTGCACACAGTCACATAGTCAGATCCGGCTGACATTGATACAGCACTtgaaaaacacttgcaaaataaTCACCCCTAAGTCTGTTCATCCTCGGCATCATTGCAGCCCCATCGAACcgatgttctctgtctgtttgtctgtgtgtttgtctgcctgcctgtatgtccgtGTCCTATCAGTGAATCACACCTCAAACTCGGCATCGACACGTGGCTGAGGCAGCTCATGGTGGATGGCGAAGGGGAAGACACGGTCAAAGGTCAAGGTGTCCAGTCTGGAGTCACCGCTCATGTAGGCTTCCAGCACTGCCTCGTGCAGAAACTGGTACTGGTcctggcagcacacacacacacacacacacacacacacacactcacacacacatgcacgcacacacacacacacacacacacacacacacacacacacacacacacacacacattttgaaacaAAAGAGAGACCACTGCCAACCATTGggagtttctttttgtttaagtgaGAATATTTCCCTGTGGTCAGGAGCACACAGAAGTCTGGTGAGCATTCCACGGCGCGGAACAGCCGTCAATTGCTGTACATGCCAACCTTCCCTTTAGAGGATCAGAATACTTAGCATGAAATTGATCTCgtttggaatctctctctctctctctttctctctctcagtcacacacacacacacacacacacacacacacacacacatcaacaacaacaacaactactacacactAAGCCAGTGCCTTGTCCTGCACAATGTAACACCTGTAGGGTAAACAGTACCTTGTTCTGAACCATGTAACACCTGTAGGGTAAACAGTACCTTGTTCTGAaccatgtaacacctgtacggtaaccagtaccttgttctgcaccatgtaacacctgtacggtaagcagtaccttgttctgcaccatgtaacacctgtacggtaagcagtaccttgttctgcaccatgtaacacctgtaGGGTAACCAgtaccttgttctgcaccatgtaacacctgtacgGTAAGCAGTACCTTGTTCTGAACCATGTAACACCTGTAAGGTAACCAgtaccttgttctgcaccatgtaacacctgtacggtaaccagtaccttgttctgcaccatgtaacacctgtacggtaagcagtaccttgttctgcaccatgtaacacctgtacggtaaccagtaccttgttctgcaccatgtaacacctgtacggtaagcagtaccttgttctgcaccatgtaacacctgtacgGTAAGCAGTACCTTGTTCTGAACCATGTAACACCTGTAAGGTAACCAgtaccttgttctgcaccatgtaacacctgtacggtaaccagtaccttgttctgcaccatgtaacacctgtacggtaagcagtaccttgttctgcaccatgtaacacctgtacggtaagcagtaccttgttctgcaccatgtaacacctgtacgGTAAGCAGTACCTTGTTCTGAaccatgtaacacctgtacgGTAAGCAGTACCTTGTTCTGAaccatgtaacacctgtacggtaaccagtaccttgttctgaaccatgtaacacctgtacggtaaccagtaccttgttctgcaccatgtaacacctgtaGGGTAACCAgtaccttgttctgcaccatgtaacacATGTACGGTAACCAgtaccttgttctgcaccatgtaacacctgtacgttaaccagtaccttgttctgcaccatgtaacacctgtacggtaagcagtaccttgttctgcaccatgtaacacctgtacggtaagcagtaccttgttctgcaccatgtaacacctgtacggtaaccagtaccttgttctgcaccatgtaacacctgtacggtaaccagtaccttgttctgcaccatgtaacacctgtacTTCCTCAGGTTGCTGACAGTGCCGTACACAGAGATCTCCTGTTCCCCCTCACTCTGGTCCATCAGGATGTCCAGGGCAATGTACGTCCCTGTTCGGCCCACGCCGGCACTGCACACCACGGCCGTCACGTCACGCTCCAGGTGCGTTGGTTTACATTGTACATGTGCTTTacaaaacttttaaaaaatttttttacataaCGTAGTGTACATCTCGTGCTTTAGACTTCTAGCTATCACAATTTAGATACCAACAACAATGATTGtgatacgactactactacaactacgactatgactactactactactacaactctactactactactactacatgacaTGTTCAACATCCCTTGTTTTAGATAGTGCACTCTAGCTATCATGATTTAGATAACACCACCAATAATGAttgtgatactactactactactactactactactactactactactactactactttttctttcttttttaaggacaaatgaaatcagaggatgcgttcaagttctgcaaatatgcagggctgtctcagcatccatggaagactttcgcttttttttctactactactactactactactactactgagaagaaggagaacaacaacaacaaaaacaatgattatGAAATTAAAAGGAATATATCTATATAATGCTGGATGTTGTGCTACGAATCAAAGCAAACTAGCCATCCACTCACATACATAACTCAGAGGGATGAAAATCATATATTTATCTTGAAATCTAGAACACAATGTTAATATAGAATTCCTAGAGGTGTGCAATGTTACAACGCTCAAAGCATCGTGTTTCACTGCCCACCTGCAGTGCACGACCAGGGGCGGGGCAGTGGGCGTGCGTGGAGCACGTGCTCTGATGTAACGCCAGAAGTCaacgaggggggtggtggtggggacatgGTGGTCCATCCACTTCACGTAGTGGTACTGCTTCACCTGCCGTTTCTCCtcgctctgtgcacacacacacacacacacacacacacacacacacacaatcaatcacagGCAAGGAAACGAGGGAATCAAGGCCTTCATACTCCCGTGTCAGTGTCAACTTGGTCCAGCACAGGAACACTGAAAAAAGGGCACAGCAAAGACAATCACCTTGCAACAGGAGATTTTAATTTAACATTatgctgaccttgacctttaacttCTAACCTTGACTGTTGCAAGTGTTCTtgatttttgtgttgttcttttgttgttgttgttttgttggtttcagACCACATCCAATGACTGTGTCAGGTTTGATGAGAAGTCACAAGTCATGTTCCCTGCAATGTCACGTTGTGACCTTGAATCTTTACCCCTCGCCATGGCTCGTTTTTCAGTCTTTGTTCTTACCATGGCTATCACTTATACTTACGACTGATGATCACTGGACACAAGAACCTGTCTTTCTTGTACCTATAAGcttttcttatgaatatgattattatgCAATGTGGAATTGACCACACTGTTCCGATATGAATTTTTAATAGGCCTCAAGCTTTTACCTTGGCAACCAGAgatgagggggagaaagagagagagagagagatggggtgagcgGGGGAGAATCGGCTCAACCCGTTCTGAGATAAAAGCACGCAACAGTAATCTATGATTtcatcagagggagagagagaggtttgtaacATTGTTACACATTAATCAGCTGACCAAACCAAcaaatgaggggggagggggaaggggggataagggagggggggaggacttTGGGGTTGTACCTGTGTTTTTCCCACACTGAAAGTCCTGATGACGAAGTgagctctctcctcctcttcaagTCCCGTCACCTCCATGTGTTTTGTGCTGAGTGATTCCCCTTTGGCTGGCCAGTACTCGTGACACTTGGACTGAAACAGATATGTGATGTAAAACGCCGAGAATAGAATAAGGAATTTTGTTGGAGTTGTGTACAGTCTACAGTCAGTTGTAAATAAGCCTCAGGtatcaccggagattagaaaagagagataaaccactcgcggcaggccccttcttactgtctataacagtgctgaagccgttttggggcacacacgcagtgcggaagggtgggggtaaatcaccctctccttccccacctgaaggaaactagtcggttctgacggttcagctgcagtaaagcgaaagttaagttatgcctggaatttcccacgtgtagtaagattcgctgtatacaatgaaaaccgattcatttttgcttggtttttagcacgtttgcatctgcttgaatgtagataatataaaaagaaaataaagcagctccccccaccaccaactatctatatatacataatcatatatataattcatatatatacgaacgcttcatgttgcccgagcagaccgttgtattgtgctctttctctctctcaaagtctctgtctctgtctctctctctcgggagttttacaggtatttattcagacttttttcagtgtccaagaggggttaaacaaggttgtatgctaagctcacagctgttttcctttttcatcggtgaattggcagtggagttatcaaagaaggggagacatggaatacaaatgatacctggcgcaacagatttgctcttaatgctatttgctgatgatgttgttctcttgtctgacacacccatagggttacaaaatcaattaaatgcccttaagcaagaaacagacagactacaacaaacagtgaatctcgataagaccaatattatagttttccgcaatggaggtcatctttcgactcgtgaaaaatggtgctgtggtgatagggaaataaaagtaaccaatacatataaatatttaggaatgttattcacaacaaaattgagtttgacatctgcgtgggatgaagcaaacagaaaagggaaaaaaggtgtaatccaaattataaaatcactcaggagactgcgttcgactgacgctttcccttagtttgggcggggcaaaggcagctcatgaataatgaatgcgtctcgcggcgcaggctgcctggcttcagcaatttctgcaagtggtttatctctcttttctaatctccggtatcaCCAACTGCGGTCCTATACTGGCTTAGTGTGCATTTCTGAATGACCACTGTTTTCAAACATAATCAAAAGTTTACCGTAACAAATCCATATTTTTCAGACGAGATTTGTCTCGTGAGACTTTTGCAGAGTTGAAATAAAATGAGCAACTTAAAAGAGGAGACACTTCTGCCATTCATGGTCGGTTAAACAGTAAACAACACAAATAATGATTTGCGAGACACACTGATTTCCATGAAATAACACACATGAGAAGATGAAAATAAAACCATCATCAAGTTGGGAAATTTTGAAGTGAATACTGTTTTAGTTTGACAGTATGAATGCAATGATACGAGCTATGGCTCAGTCATGGAAGCTTAATATcatgtcagaatgtgtgtgtgtgtgtgtgtgtgtgtgtgtgtgtgtgtgtgtgtgtgtgtgtgaactgacagaCAGGAATAACTTCTCACCCTGTTGCCCTCTTTGAGGTTGGTGAGCATCACGATGTCAGTGACCCCCTCCTGCCACACCATGCGCCAGAAGTCATCAAGGGTGTCGGTCCTGGGGCCTGGAACAGCAGACACCACGAAATAATGTCACACACTGTCTGGGTGTTGTGTTGCCCCGGTCGTTAGGCCTGGGCCGTGGGACATTAACAGGTTAATGAAATATCGTCACACACTGAGTCATCATTTGCCTCCTGTGTTAGACATGGAGCATGGGAAATTAGTAGACAATGATCTGCCTCCTGTGTCAGACATGGGGCATGGGAAATTAGTAGACAATGATCTGTCTCCTGTGTCAGACATGGGGCATGGGGAATTAGCAGACAATGAAGTAGTGTCATGACCCGAATCATTCACTCTTGTACAGCCTCACCGTGGTTACACTATCCATTCTGTTTCACGTCTTGGACGGTGAGGTGTGTAGGGGAAAACTATCGTCATCACAGTGTTGTCACAGAGACATGCTGCTTGTTTGTTGCTGTCAAGTTAAAACGACTAACCGGCGAGTGAAagtaacagagagaaacagagaccgagagaggcatacagagagacagacaaaggtaaagagagagacagtgaccgagacagagaccgagagaggcatacagagagacagacaaaggtaaagagagagaccgagaccgagacagagaccgagagaggcatacagagagacagacaaaggtaaagagagagacagagaccgagacagagaccgagacagccatacagaagagacagacaaaggtaaagagagagaccgagaccgagagaggcatacagagagacagacaaaggtaaagagagacagagaccgagaccgagagaggcatacagagagacaaaggtaaagagagagagacaaaggtaaagagagagagacagagacagagaccgagagaggcatacagagagacaaaggtaaagagagcgagagacagagacagagagacagagaccgagagaggcatacagagagacagacaaaggtaaagagagagagagagagagacaaagaccgagacctagagagacatacagagagacagagacaggtaaacagagaaacagacagaaatacctTGAGCTGCGATATACGCCTTGCCAGTCTTGTACCCCTGGTAAATAAATGTATCTCATTTTTAGTCACTCATGACATCACTGGGTAAACAATGCACAAACTGACAGGGACTtaaaacacacatgaaagcatgcacatcactggaaaaaaaatcgtATTTGCTTTAATATTCTCTTTCAAAACCAGTATAGCTTTTCCTCACAAGTTTGGCTATGGATATTAACATATGATGAAAACAACATGCCTGGAAAAGAATAATGCACCATTTCAGCCCCTTGCAGTGTATATTCTCATTGATATTCTGATGACATGCCTGACATCCGTCAATGTCTTTTGTAATTCCCCCTTTCCTCgggcagttttcttttcttttcttctgttcttcacTTTNNNNNNNNNNNNNNNNNNNNNNNNNNNNNNNNNNNNNNNNNNNNNNNNNNNNNNNNNNNNNNNNNNNNNNNNNNNNNNNNNNNNNNNNNNNNNNNNNNNNgtggtggtggtggtggtggtggtggtggtgtgtgtgtgtggtgtgtgtgcatgatgtatgtTTGTGGAACGTGTGCACACGTTTGGTGTATTGTTTtgcgttctccctctctctccagtaacgcgttttgttttttctatcagtgTCACCTAATCTGTGAACGTTTAAGTCCTAGACTAACTTTGGCAGGAGGAGAAACAAGGATACTGACAcaaagaaggagaggggaggagagaggacaattagagagacagacacagaaagagagagggaaagagagatagagtgtgtggaatgcagagagggaaagagagatagagtgtgtggaaacacagagagacaaagagagagaagagagagagagagaggagagatagcaTCCGTTTATCTAAAATTTGACTCCGAAGTCAAATTTCGTTCTCCTCAttgtatttatttccttttttgtgAGAGCAGCATGCACAGTGCAAAACTAAACAGATTTCATCAGTGCAGTTCATAACTGAAACATTTCTGGggtttgaggggaaaaaagaacgaGAAATAATCTGCTGCAGCTGACCTACCCCCATTCTCAAGATTCTTTAGCAGCAGACTGAAGCAACAACAAACTGCACGCACTAGAAAAGCAGTGTTTTTGGCTGGAATCTGCGATTGCAAGACAATCATTCTAACGA from the Babylonia areolata isolate BAREFJ2019XMU chromosome 21, ASM4173473v1, whole genome shotgun sequence genome contains:
- the LOC143296682 gene encoding receptor-type tyrosine-protein phosphatase alpha-like, which encodes MGGYKTGKAYIAAQGPRTDTLDDFWRMVWQEGVTDIVMLTNLKEGNRSKCHEYWPAKGESLSTKHMEVTGLEEEERAHFVIRTFSVGKTQSEEKRQVKQYHYVKWMDHHVPTTTPLVDFWRYIRARAPRTPTAPPLVVHCSAGVGRTGTYIALDILMDQSEGEQEISVYGTVSNLRKYRCYMVQNKDQYQFLHEAVLEAYMSGDSRLDTLTFDRVFPFAIHHELPQPRVDAEFERLCQMRTCLTAPSHTEASQEVNQHKNRNPDALPDDNHLVYITEHAKGRNQYINAVYMPTFLSERGSILTQLPLADTVIDLWRLVDSWNVSTIVSLGQVEGQEGMCQYWPSPRKPIRAGAYTISLKTRTSLGEKLDVYIMDIAKRNESREVRVLHYEAWTGDTATSVPDLVTLLDILHTSHKESFKEPIIVQCFDGVAKSGALCALWNVISRMTCDGDVDVYLAARHVHTVRPEAIISVEQYRFLYEVVQQYRASRMVYVNT